A stretch of DNA from Candidatus Melainabacteria bacterium:
GAGACACTTACCGAGAACAGTGCACCGGGCAGTGGATTCCTGGCAGATGTATGCCGCGAGTGGGAGCAGTCGACCAGAGCTGCTAAAGAAGCAGGAGTGCGTGTCGTACACGCACGGCTGGGCGTTGTGCTCAGCAAAGAGGGCGGCGCGCTGCACAAGATGCTGCCAATCTTTCAACTCGGTGGCGGCGGAATCATCGGATCCGGTAAACAGTATATGAGCTGGATCACGCTCGACGACGTCGTCAACGCTCTTATATTCGCCATCAAAACAAAGACAGTCTCAGGAGCTGTTAATCTCGTTGCACCGAACTCGGTGCGCAACTCCGAGTTTACCGACGCGCTCGGACACGCGCTTCACCGACCGGCGGTGTTGCCATTACCGGCGTTCGCTGCCAAGATGATAATGGGCGAAATGGCCGACGAGCTGCTTTTATCGAGTGCGCGAGTGGAACCGCTGGCTTTGGAAGGCAATAAATTCGGCTTCGAATATCCGAATCTGCAGGGAGCACTCCTGCATACGTTAGGAAAGTCTGCGTAGCGTCAGGGGCGAAACCCGGCAAAGAGACAGCATGGACACTGCGACCGGGTCGCAAATTCCACCATTCTAAAAGGTAATTTTGTGACCTCCGTCGATAATGAAACCAGCGAAAAAGAAGAAGAGCAAGAGACTCCATTGCAGCCAGTCGTCGGGCTGAGCCAAATTCAGGACAACGTCAAGGAGTTGCCTGACCAACTGATGCTGCTTTACCAGGCAGTGGAGTCGACCCGCAACGGCATTGTCATTACAGATCCGAACAGACCGGACAATCCAATCATCTATTGCAATCCAGCCTTTGCTGAATTGTCCGGCTTCCGCATCGACCAGATCATCGGTCGCAACTGTCGCTTTCTGCAACGCGACGATCGCGACCAGCCCGAGATCGCTGAAATTCGCAAAGCGATTGATGCAGCCAAGCCAATCACGACTACGCTACGAAACTACCGAAAAAACGGTCAGGTCTTCTGGAACGAATTGACGGTTTCTCCGGTTTTTGACTCCACGGGCAAACTAATCAATTTCGTCGGTATTCAGAATGATGTGAGCGCAAGAAAGGAAGCAGAGAGAAGGGTTTCTGAATTCTATTCAGTAATTTCTCACGAATTGCGCACGCCCCTGACTTCAATCAACGGTGCTTTGCGAGTCATCGAAGACGGCTCTGCAGGCAGGGTCAACGCCAGTGTCATGAAAATGGTCAAAATCGCCCTCGGCAATTCAGACCGGCTGATGCGACTGATAAGCGATATTCTGGACCTCAAGAAAATCGAAGCAGGCAAATTCAAACTCAGTTTGCAGAAATTGCCACCGGTGACTGTAATAGATACAGTCATCGAAACGCTGAAACCGCTTGCCGCCGAGCAGCGCATTTCCCTCGTCAAGGAAATTCACACGAGCCAATCGCTGCTTTTCGATCCGGACAGAGTCGTGCAAATTCTCAACAACCTCACCACCAACGCGATCAAATATTCGCCTGCGGGTGCCAACGTGATTTTGAGGGTAGAAAAACCTTCATCAGACAGCACTCGATTCTCCGTGATTGACCACGGACCGGGAATTCCACCAGATGAAATGAGTAAACTGTTCGGACGTTTTCAACAATTAGACTCCTCCGACAAGCGCCCCAAAGGCGGCACGGGTCTGGGCCTATTCATCAGCAAATCACTGGTCGAGTTACACGGCGGACATATCGGAGTAGAAAGTGCACCGGGCAAAGGCAGCACATTCTGGTTTGAAATATTCAATTAGGGCTATTCTGCTACTTCGAAGAACTACTCAGCATGTAGCCTCGATTGCGGATATTTTTGATAAGACCGCTCTCTCCGGTTTGCCCGATTGATTTTCGCAGCAGTTTGATGTGCGTGCGCACCGTATCTGGTGAGGCAAGAGAGTCGTCCATCCAAACTCTCTCGAGTATCGCTTCCGAACTGAATACTTGATCTGGATGACGCATGAAAAATTCAAGTAAGCTAAAAACTTTCGGTCTCAAATGTATTTCTTCACCCTTGCGTGTCACCTGACAGGTAGCGGGGTCCAGAGTAATATCGCCCGCCGTCAGCAACAAAGCCGCGAGCGAATGCGGTCTTCGCAGCAACGCGCGAACTCGCGCCAGCAACTCCTGGGGGTGAAACGGCTTGGTCAAGTAATCATCGGCGCCCATATCCAATCCGAGCGCTTTGTCAGCGACTTCGGCTTTAGCCGTGAGCATCAAAATAGGCGCCTTGCCGTCCTTCTCTCGATAGGCTTTGAGCACGTCGATGCCTGTCACTTCAGGCATCATCCAGTCAAGAATAACCAGGTCATATTTGAAAGAACGCAAGTAATCGATGGCTACGGCACCACCGTCCGCAATCTGCACTGAGTGCCCCTTGCTGGAAAGAGTGACACTCAAAACCTGCGCCAAATCTCGGTCGTCTTCAACTATGAGTATTTTAGCCAAATGGACACTCTCACACGGTCAGGGAGCTTCGGTTACGACAGACGGAATGAATTACTCACGGAGCCAATTTGTTTGAGACTATTTAATATCATATTGGGTTGATTGCAACATTGATTTGCTAAAACGATCCACTTGAGGACGAAGGAAGGTGCAGCCGCGACGGCTGCGCTCCATGCAGCCGGGACGGCTGCGCTCCATGTTGCCGGGACGGCTGCGCTCCATGTCGTCGGGACCGCCGCACTCCATGCAGCTATTCATTGCCGAAATGGGCGTACCACTGATTCGCCGGCAGTTTCATTAGTTCGATCAGACTCTGCAATTGCTCGTGCATCTGTTCTGGGGGAAGTCTGCCTCGATTGCCGTGACCAGCCAGAACCCATTCAAACCGGTACTGAGCCAGTCTCGTCATTGAAATTATTTGCTCATCCCACGAATACCAGCAATGCCTTCTAAATGCGACGAGTTGTGAGCTTACAGCGTCGTAAGCGAGATGATCACCAGTAAACAGGAATTTTGATTTATAGAGAAGCACCATGTGACCTCGGGTATGCCCCGGCACCGGAATAATTGTGAATTCCGGTGCGAATTCAATTGCAGCAGTACCGTCTATGACAGTCTCTGCAGCGGGCTGCGCCGAAATTTCGCTGCGATGAATAATGCGTTCCGCACCAAATTCAGTGGCATAGCGAGATGCCTCGGCAACGTCATCTTGATGCGTGAGAAAGAGATATTTGATTCCGCCTAATTGCTGAAATTGCTTGACCAGATGGGGCAAATATTTAGGCGAATCTATCAGCCAATTCCCATCAGGATGCTTCAGAAAGAAGCTGTTGCCCCCATAGGACTTGGGAGAATTGAACCCGCAATAATAGACATCCTCTTCGATCAGCAGCGGCAAGTCCGCCATCACAGCTTTGGCTTCGTTGTTTGCCAAAGTTCCGATCGACCCGGTGGGGCAGCAAAGCAGAGCACGCGTGGCAGCTCTCACATCGGATGAATCGACAGGCTGTTGAAAGACATAGGAATGTTCGCCCTGGTCGGCGAAGGAGCCCGGAGCCAACTGCCTGCACGTGTCGCAATTAATGCAGGTCGAATCGACAAAAAAGTTTCCTGGCGCATTGTCTGGTACAACTTTATTGATATCGGCCATCGTACGCCCCCGGCTGATCTCAATATAGCAGGGTAAATAAGGGTATTATCAGGGAAGCGGGCAGCAGCTACCTCTCCACAGACAGCTTTTCAACGGATGCCATTTTAACGACGCCTTTTCAACGGACGATTCATGTTTCAAGCGAAACCTCAAAAGCCAGACGGGCAAAACCAATTCGACCGTGACGGACAACAAAACAAGCAGCAGAGCATGGCTGGAAGAGCCTCCAGGGCAGCTCAAATTGTTTCTGTTGGTCTGGCTATCACAACAGTGACAGCCCTCTTCTGCAGTCCGAGCCAGGGCTACCGAACTCAGGCCCGCCCGGCTGCGCGCCCCGGAGGTGGTGTTGTTTATCCAGAATTTCGAAGCAATTACGGCACTATCCGCTGGATTTCCGATCAAATGCCGATCAAAGTCTACATAGCGCCAGGCTTGACCCTGGACAGCATCATTGATCCTCAGCTGGGCGCACCAATGACCAATGTCGATGGTCGAGATCGCTGGCCCGATCTGGTCGCCGATGTAATTTCGAATCCACAACAGTTTCAGTCCCTGCAAGTCGCCCAGGGTTACGTTCCCGACCACTTTCAGGCCGCAGTTCAAGGCATAAATTCATGGAAAGCATTCGAGCGGGACGGCATCAAATTTCAAATCGTTGACGACCCGTCTGAAGCCGATATCCATGTGTTCTGGACCAATCATTTCGTCAATAAATTAGGGCTCGGTCTCTTCCAAAACGACATTCGCGGTTACACGGCAAAGCGAAGCTTTCCATACAAAGCAATCATGTCAGGCAAACAAGCTCAATTTAAACCAGTAGTGACACTCCTGCGGACTACGGAAGGCAACGGTGTGACCATGCCCTTCGTCAAGATGAAAGCCTCGGCAGCGCATGAATTCGGTCACGCGCTGGGCATCGAGGGGCATAGTCCTTATCCAAGCGATCTGATGAGCGTGTACTATGGAAAAGGCGCCATTTCAACCAATGATGCCGCCACGATCAGGTATCTCTACCGCTGCACACCAGATTTGATACCGTAAACATCATGAATCGACCACTGAGATCATCCTCCGCTAATTCATCACGCTCCGTGCAATCAAGCGAACGCATGCAGATGCTGCTGCTCAACATGGGTCTCGTGCTGTTTGTAATTTGCATGAGCTGGTGGGGTCTGAGCTGGATGCTCAGCGACGTAACGGGCGAATATTCGGCGAATGACGCCAGACTGGGCATTGTGCGTATGTCACTGGTAAGGCGTGCTGCCAACATCAAAGGCGAACTGTCCTACGGGTCAGGGGCACTACTGGAGATGACTACGCCCAAACTGGAGCCAGATACGCAGATCGATCTGACATTCGAACTGCCGCAACGATGGGTCGATCAAGGGCAGGAATATCGCGCCGTCCATTTCCACGGCACCATCAAAGATGGCACTGCATCTGGTGTGATTCGAGACGGCGCACAAGTTTTTCCCGTCAAATTGGAAAAAAATTCTATCGCTTCAGTCTACCGACAGATCCAATCACATTTGCCTTTCAGCGGTTAACAAGAGATTCTTTGCCCTTATCGATGTTGGCAAGAGCCCGACCCGGCTCCGACTCATCCGTACGGTGTTCACATAATGTTCAGCTTGGCGGAAGTATATATGTAGTGTACTTTGCAAC
This window harbors:
- a CDS encoding PAS domain-containing protein — encoded protein: MTSVDNETSEKEEEQETPLQPVVGLSQIQDNVKELPDQLMLLYQAVESTRNGIVITDPNRPDNPIIYCNPAFAELSGFRIDQIIGRNCRFLQRDDRDQPEIAEIRKAIDAAKPITTTLRNYRKNGQVFWNELTVSPVFDSTGKLINFVGIQNDVSARKEAERRVSEFYSVISHELRTPLTSINGALRVIEDGSAGRVNASVMKMVKIALGNSDRLMRLISDILDLKKIEAGKFKLSLQKLPPVTVIDTVIETLKPLAAEQRISLVKEIHTSQSLLFDPDRVVQILNNLTTNAIKYSPAGANVILRVEKPSSDSTRFSVIDHGPGIPPDEMSKLFGRFQQLDSSDKRPKGGTGLGLFISKSLVELHGGHIGVESAPGKGSTFWFEIFN
- a CDS encoding matrixin family metalloprotease, with translation MFQAKPQKPDGQNQFDRDGQQNKQQSMAGRASRAAQIVSVGLAITTVTALFCSPSQGYRTQARPAARPGGGVVYPEFRSNYGTIRWISDQMPIKVYIAPGLTLDSIIDPQLGAPMTNVDGRDRWPDLVADVISNPQQFQSLQVAQGYVPDHFQAAVQGINSWKAFERDGIKFQIVDDPSEADIHVFWTNHFVNKLGLGLFQNDIRGYTAKRSFPYKAIMSGKQAQFKPVVTLLRTTEGNGVTMPFVKMKASAAHEFGHALGIEGHSPYPSDLMSVYYGKGAISTNDAATIRYLYRCTPDLIP
- a CDS encoding MBL fold metallo-hydrolase, translated to MADINKVVPDNAPGNFFVDSTCINCDTCRQLAPGSFADQGEHSYVFQQPVDSSDVRAATRALLCCPTGSIGTLANNEAKAVMADLPLLIEEDVYYCGFNSPKSYGGNSFFLKHPDGNWLIDSPKYLPHLVKQFQQLGGIKYLFLTHQDDVAEASRYATEFGAERIIHRSEISAQPAAETVIDGTAAIEFAPEFTIIPVPGHTRGHMVLLYKSKFLFTGDHLAYDAVSSQLVAFRRHCWYSWDEQIISMTRLAQYRFEWVLAGHGNRGRLPPEQMHEQLQSLIELMKLPANQWYAHFGNE
- a CDS encoding response regulator transcription factor → MAKILIVEDDRDLAQVLSVTLSSKGHSVQIADGGAVAIDYLRSFKYDLVILDWMMPEVTGIDVLKAYREKDGKAPILMLTAKAEVADKALGLDMGADDYLTKPFHPQELLARVRALLRRPHSLAALLLTAGDITLDPATCQVTRKGEEIHLRPKVFSLLEFFMRHPDQVFSSEAILERVWMDDSLASPDTVRTHIKLLRKSIGQTGESGLIKNIRNRGYMLSSSSK
- a CDS encoding TIGR01777 family protein, whose amino-acid sequence is MKVAVTGASGMVGSALIKKLKSEGHEVVIYVRHGSANGTNTYLWNPDNGTIDAAGLVGCNAVVNLAGENIAAKRWSAEQKERIRNSRVKGTTLLANTIAKMTDKPEVLVSASAIGFYGDRGDETLTENSAPGSGFLADVCREWEQSTRAAKEAGVRVVHARLGVVLSKEGGALHKMLPIFQLGGGGIIGSGKQYMSWITLDDVVNALIFAIKTKTVSGAVNLVAPNSVRNSEFTDALGHALHRPAVLPLPAFAAKMIMGEMADELLLSSARVEPLALEGNKFGFEYPNLQGALLHTLGKSA